In Sphingobium sp. B2D3C, a genomic segment contains:
- a CDS encoding phage tail protein produces the protein MKKPASLRAHLTAYLPELQTHPDRLAIYVESGSVRALQSRTHSFEYAYKLQVGLWDFAGSADSLMLPLLIWLETEQPERLRDRDATPFTFEAELLDSDTSDILISIDLTERVIAKPREDGTGFDLEHPAEPPVFETFPGIDNPFIQGWGGTEPLVASKAPGTILTPAIPPDA, from the coding sequence ATGAAAAAGCCGGCGAGCCTTCGTGCCCACCTCACTGCCTATTTGCCCGAGCTGCAGACGCACCCGGATCGCCTTGCCATCTATGTCGAGAGCGGCAGCGTCCGCGCTCTCCAGTCGCGCACCCATAGCTTCGAATATGCCTACAAGCTGCAGGTGGGGCTTTGGGATTTTGCCGGGTCGGCCGATAGCCTCATGCTCCCGCTGCTGATCTGGCTGGAGACAGAGCAGCCCGAGCGCCTGCGTGATCGCGATGCAACGCCCTTCACCTTTGAGGCCGAGCTGCTGGACAGCGACACCAGCGATATCCTGATCTCGATCGATCTCACCGAGCGCGTGATTGCCAAGCCTCGCGAGGATGGCACCGGCTTTGACCTTGAACACCCGGCTGAGCCGCCTGTGTTTGAGACGTTCCCCGGCATCGACAATCCATTCATCCAAGGCTGGGGCGGCACCGAGCCGCTCGTGGCAAGCAAAGCGCCTGGCACCATTCTAACACCGGCGATCCCGCCAGACGCATGA
- a CDS encoding phage virion morphogenesis protein produces MSEELLELEAMAGAIVRALSAGERRSMLRKMAQRLALSQRQRIAAQRAPDGSAFEPRTQKTPAIPSRGPACFLYPSSSGVRRVIMRGFSWDSDRMMTGFDVEAGGIRSFHFDKVVKWLPVPEEYRGGGGSTLRRKGGLRRRAMFRRLSSGRYLRSGVDDRGFWVGFSGKASEIAGIHQHGLRDKPSLRARAISYPKRELIGATEADREMLINLLYQQLVEAALVLDV; encoded by the coding sequence ATGAGCGAGGAACTGCTCGAACTGGAGGCGATGGCCGGGGCGATCGTGCGGGCGCTGAGCGCCGGCGAGCGCCGTTCCATGCTCCGCAAGATGGCCCAGCGCCTTGCCCTGAGCCAGCGCCAGCGCATCGCCGCCCAGCGCGCGCCCGATGGCAGCGCCTTTGAGCCGCGCACACAAAAGACGCCTGCGATCCCCTCGCGCGGTCCAGCTTGCTTCCTTTATCCATCGAGCAGCGGCGTGCGCCGCGTGATCATGCGCGGCTTCTCATGGGACAGCGATCGCATGATGACCGGCTTCGATGTTGAGGCGGGCGGCATTCGATCCTTCCACTTCGACAAGGTGGTGAAGTGGCTTCCCGTGCCCGAGGAATATCGCGGGGGCGGCGGCAGCACATTGCGTCGCAAGGGCGGCCTACGCCGCCGCGCTATGTTCCGGCGGCTCTCATCGGGCCGCTATCTGCGCTCTGGCGTGGATGATCGCGGCTTTTGGGTGGGGTTTAGCGGGAAAGCGAGCGAGATCGCCGGCATCCATCAGCACGGGCTGCGCGATAAGCCCTCGCTGCGCGCCCGTGCGATTTCTTATCCCAAACGCGAACTGATCGGGGCGACCGAGGCGGACCGGGAAATGCTCATCAACCTGCTTTATCAACAGCTCGTCGAGGCGGCTCTGGTCTTAGATGTCTAG
- a CDS encoding D-Ala-D-Ala carboxypeptidase family metallohydrolase, giving the protein MQLSPNFSLAEFTASATAKAQKIDNSPNAQQIAAMQLLCAKVLEPLRAHYGKPVRVTSGYRSPALCVAVGSTVKSQHALGEAADLEVVGVDNFTAATFIRDALPFDQLILENYVRGQHDSGWIHVSYRAGSLRHEALTYSRRTFFTGLLS; this is encoded by the coding sequence ATGCAGCTCTCGCCGAACTTTTCTCTGGCCGAATTCACCGCATCGGCCACCGCGAAGGCACAGAAGATCGACAACAGCCCGAACGCGCAGCAGATCGCTGCGATGCAACTGCTCTGCGCCAAGGTGCTCGAGCCGTTGCGCGCGCATTATGGCAAGCCTGTGCGCGTCACCTCTGGCTATCGATCGCCGGCACTTTGCGTGGCCGTGGGATCCACGGTCAAAAGCCAGCATGCGCTGGGCGAGGCGGCCGATCTCGAGGTGGTCGGCGTCGATAACTTCACCGCCGCCACTTTCATTCGCGATGCCTTGCCGTTCGATCAGCTCATTCTCGAGAATTATGTGCGGGGCCAGCACGATAGTGGCTGGATCCATGTGAGCTATCGCGCCGGTAGCCTGCGGCATGAGGCCCTCACTTATTCCCGCCGTACCTTTTTCACGGGCCTTTTGTCGTGA
- the gpM gene encoding phage terminase small subunit: MRLTHDLRRLHEIKGVDLKIAAKREMLPEYADWVKGLLDVDAGVGTGVSAEVLPTVMVWLIDVGAFDGALELVPFVLRHNVQMPARYNRDAATIVVEEIAEAALKAHNAGAHFDLGVLLRVAELTDAIDMHDQARAKLRKATGAQQLFIAEDMEANAESRAMLEAALASLKAAQALNDRIGVKDKIKRAEKMLAAQDAAAAATTKQPNHEDGSAA; the protein is encoded by the coding sequence ATGCGCCTGACGCACGATCTGCGCCGCCTTCACGAGATCAAGGGCGTGGATCTCAAGATCGCCGCCAAGCGCGAAATGCTGCCTGAATATGCCGATTGGGTGAAAGGCCTGCTCGATGTCGATGCCGGCGTAGGGACGGGCGTTTCTGCCGAAGTTCTGCCCACTGTTATGGTCTGGCTGATCGACGTGGGCGCGTTTGATGGTGCGCTCGAGCTGGTGCCCTTCGTTCTGCGCCACAATGTGCAGATGCCGGCGCGCTACAACCGCGATGCCGCCACGATCGTGGTGGAAGAGATCGCGGAGGCGGCCCTCAAGGCGCACAATGCAGGCGCCCATTTCGATCTGGGCGTTCTGCTCCGCGTGGCCGAGCTGACAGACGCGATCGACATGCACGATCAGGCCCGCGCCAAGCTGCGCAAGGCCACCGGCGCGCAGCAGCTTTTCATTGCCGAGGACATGGAAGCCAATGCCGAAAGCCGGGCGATGCTCGAGGCGGCGCTCGCGTCCCTCAAGGCCGCGCAGGCGCTCAATGACCGGATTGGGGTGAAGGATAAGATCAAGCGCGCCGAGAAGATGCTCGCGGCGCAGGACGCCGCTGCGGCGGCCACCACAAAGCAACCCAACCACGAAGACGGCTCAGCCGCCTGA
- a CDS encoding tail protein X, translated as MQPLTARQGDTVDALIWREAGLGSGSIGAVLDANPGLADLGPILPLGTVVMVPISKAPEATRQRPLIQLWD; from the coding sequence ATGCAGCCCCTCACGGCCCGGCAAGGCGACACCGTGGACGCACTGATCTGGCGCGAGGCTGGCCTTGGCTCCGGCTCGATCGGCGCGGTGCTCGATGCAAATCCGGGCCTCGCTGATCTCGGCCCCATTCTCCCGCTCGGCACCGTCGTCATGGTGCCGATTTCCAAGGCGCCCGAGGCGACCCGCCAGCGCCCCCTCATCCAGCTCTGGGACTGA
- a CDS encoding head completion/stabilization protein yields MSFVAKPPSPESGPQPTETVIENDGFFPAIDPREIRELARITSSITAPRLRSAILAAMDATEIDLRAWVAEQTGQGHATLADVPAPQLGGESRNLIRYRRVIALLAKAELIDRHRDFDTTAAGASQGDELDESVRELRRDAAHAIRDMLGRTRTTVDLI; encoded by the coding sequence ATGAGCTTCGTCGCCAAGCCCCCGTCGCCTGAGAGCGGCCCACAGCCGACGGAAACCGTCATCGAGAATGACGGCTTTTTCCCCGCGATCGATCCGCGCGAGATCCGCGAGCTGGCACGCATCACATCCAGCATCACCGCGCCGCGCCTGCGCAGCGCCATTCTGGCCGCCATGGATGCGACGGAGATCGATCTGCGCGCGTGGGTGGCCGAGCAGACGGGGCAGGGGCACGCCACGCTGGCGGACGTTCCTGCGCCCCAGCTGGGTGGAGAAAGCCGCAACCTGATCCGCTATCGCCGCGTCATCGCTCTGCTCGCCAAGGCCGAGCTGATCGATCGACATCGCGACTTTGACACCACCGCCGCCGGCGCAAGCCAGGGCGATGAACTCGATGAGAGCGTGCGCGAGCTGCGCCGCGATGCCGCGCATGCGATCCGCGACATGCTGGGCCGCACGCGCACCACCGTGGATCTCATCTGA